Proteins encoded by one window of Dioscorea cayenensis subsp. rotundata cultivar TDr96_F1 chromosome 6, TDr96_F1_v2_PseudoChromosome.rev07_lg8_w22 25.fasta, whole genome shotgun sequence:
- the LOC120263654 gene encoding uncharacterized protein LOC120263654: MSNTLLPLNPSAFYTFSSSKFRSLVYLISHPYRCVNTTSIRRRCLSVSRASNDDMEVMKNIVETVPSAVPLFLLNLPSWANWLWGALVLLALPFYGRVRRIQDQVEETIETIAEVVESVAEVTEKASSAVADALPDGEIKKAVLEVEHIAQVVDKSAEAVEGFINKIDEIEADVDSLVNPLIKRKASLGEGEEKI; the protein is encoded by the exons ATGTCTAATACACTTCTTCCTCTTAATCCTTCTGCTTTCTACACCTTCTCCTCTTCTAAATTTAGGTCTCTAGTTTACTTGATCTCTCATCCTTACCGTTGCGTCAATACTACGTCGATTAGAAGACGCTGTTTATCGGTTTCTCGAGCATCAAATGATGACAT ggAAGTAATGAAGAACATTGTTGAAACAGTACCTTCTGCTGTTCCCCTCTTCTTACTCAATCTTCCGTCttg GGCAAACTGGTTATGGGGTGCATTGGTTCTCTTAGCTTTGCCATTTTATGGAAGAGTAAGAAGGATCCAAG aTCAAGTGGAGGAGACAATAGAGACAATAGCTGAAGTTGTAGAAAGTGTGGCGGAAGTTACAGAGAAGGCATCATCAGCGGTGGCCGATGCATTGCCAGATGGAGAGATAAAGAAGGCAGTTTTGGAAGTAGAACATATAGCTCAAGTCGTGGACAAGAGTGCTGAGGCTGTTGAAGGCTTCATCAATAAG ATTGATGAGATTGAGGCTGACGTGGACTCATTGGTGAATCCTTTGATCAAAAGGAAGGCTTCATTGGGAGAAGGAGAGGAAAAGATTTGA
- the LOC120263729 gene encoding uncharacterized protein LOC120263729: MSLCLSPGVVSIRKLCSVVVQASTDDVNSDVASSSNPLFSLFNTPPWITWVGGAFVVLSVPFYRRIRKAQDQVEATVEEVAETVENMAEKVEKISGDMADALPEGALKEMLLKVEETADRVDQTAEKTQAILEKLDQIEAEVDELIEPLAKEEAALKEREERNKA; the protein is encoded by the exons ATGAGTCTCTGTCTCAGCCCCGGCGTCGTATCGATTCGTAAACTCTGTTCAGTAGTAGTTCAAGCATCCACAGATGATGT GAACTCTGACGTTGCATCTTCATCCAatcctctcttctctctctttaaCACACCtccatg GATAACTTGGGTAGGCGGTGCTTTTGTTGTCTTGTCAGTACCATTCTACCGAAGAATAAGAAAAgcacaag atCAAGTAGAGGCAACGGTGGAAGAGGTGGCAGAAACAGTGGAGAATATGGCGGAGAAGGTGGAGAAAATATCTGGTGATATGGCTGATGCATTACCTGAGGGAGCATTGAAGGAAATGCTTTTGAAGGTTGAGGAAACAGCTGATAGGGTGGATCAGACTGCTGAAAAGACACAAGCTATACTTGAGAag TTGGATCAAATTGAAGCGGAAGTAGATGAATTGATTGAACCTTTGGCAAAAGAAGAGGCTGCAttgaaagaaagagaggaaagAAACAAGGCTTGA
- the LOC120262830 gene encoding uncharacterized protein LOC120262830 isoform X1, protein MDTLNFDSLMSVVSKYNKGKGVGKISKISQLALWGRTKKTHARYRTHNEGLGKAEKEKTCPTWLHPLLQTTFFTQCNIHLDSSRSECNMYCLDCKNGALCSSCLVYHHNHRFIQIRRSSYHDVIRVSEIQMFLDITGVQTYIINGARVVFLNGRPQQRLGKGVTNTCTHCRRSLLDAFTFCSLGCKLAKTVKIQRKLRTDDESREELNSSKDSKCSYGEGVLLECISKNRKAKRRKGIPKRAPMGVWYY, encoded by the exons ATGGATacattaaattttgattcattAATGTCGGTGGTTAGTAAGTACAATAAAGGCAAGGGTGTTggcaaaatatcaaaaatcagCCAGCTTGCTTTGTGGGGGAGGACAAAGAAAACACATGCAAGATATAGGACACATAATgag GGATTAGGGAAGGCAGAGAAGGAAAAGACATGTCCAACATGGCTACACCCTCTTCTTCAAACAACCTTCTTCACTCAATGCAACATTCATTTGGATTCAAGCAGAAGTGAGTGCAACATGTACTGTTTAGATTGCAAAAATGGTGCATTGTGCAGTTCTTGTCTTGTTTATCATCACAATCATAGATTCATTCAG ATACGAAGATCATCTTATCATGATGTAATCCGGGTATCAGAAATTCAAATGTTTCTTGATATAACTGGTGTACAAACATATATCATTAATGGAGCACGAGTTGTTTTCTTAAATGGAAGACCACAACAAAGACTCGGCAAGGGAGTCACCAATACATGCACACATTGCCGGAGAAGTTTACTTGATGCTTTTACCTTTTGTTCCTTAGGATGCaag cttGCAAAAACAGTGAAGATTCAGAGAAAACTTAGAACAGATGATGAATCAAGGGAAGAATTGAACTCAAGCAAAGACTCAAAGTGTTCATACGGTGAAGGTGTCCTATTAGAATGCATTTCAAAGAATAGAAAAGCAAAAAGAAGGAAGGGAATTCCAAAGAGAGCACCGATGGGAGTTTGGtattattaa
- the LOC120262830 gene encoding uncharacterized protein LOC120262830 isoform X2, with the protein MGLGKAEKEKTCPTWLHPLLQTTFFTQCNIHLDSSRSECNMYCLDCKNGALCSSCLVYHHNHRFIQIRRSSYHDVIRVSEIQMFLDITGVQTYIINGARVVFLNGRPQQRLGKGVTNTCTHCRRSLLDAFTFCSLGCKLAKTVKIQRKLRTDDESREELNSSKDSKCSYGEGVLLECISKNRKAKRRKGIPKRAPMGVWYY; encoded by the exons ATG GGATTAGGGAAGGCAGAGAAGGAAAAGACATGTCCAACATGGCTACACCCTCTTCTTCAAACAACCTTCTTCACTCAATGCAACATTCATTTGGATTCAAGCAGAAGTGAGTGCAACATGTACTGTTTAGATTGCAAAAATGGTGCATTGTGCAGTTCTTGTCTTGTTTATCATCACAATCATAGATTCATTCAG ATACGAAGATCATCTTATCATGATGTAATCCGGGTATCAGAAATTCAAATGTTTCTTGATATAACTGGTGTACAAACATATATCATTAATGGAGCACGAGTTGTTTTCTTAAATGGAAGACCACAACAAAGACTCGGCAAGGGAGTCACCAATACATGCACACATTGCCGGAGAAGTTTACTTGATGCTTTTACCTTTTGTTCCTTAGGATGCaag cttGCAAAAACAGTGAAGATTCAGAGAAAACTTAGAACAGATGATGAATCAAGGGAAGAATTGAACTCAAGCAAAGACTCAAAGTGTTCATACGGTGAAGGTGTCCTATTAGAATGCATTTCAAAGAATAGAAAAGCAAAAAGAAGGAAGGGAATTCCAAAGAGAGCACCGATGGGAGTTTGGtattattaa
- the LOC120263655 gene encoding classical arabinogalactan protein 4-like codes for MEFSSSRISLISLAVIALAVTALAQSPAGAPKASRISPPTAPPTSTTPSAAPAFFHPAPPPTRSSSSASSPSSGGASPASSPSIGAPPAEPPSSAASLAVSWIALTGILAVGFVI; via the coding sequence atgGAGTTCTCGAGCTCTCGGATCTCGCTCATCTCGCTGGCGGTAATCGCACTGGCGGTGACCGCACTAGCCCAATCCCCCGCCGGAGCGCCGAAAGCCTCACGAATTTCACCGCCCACCGCGCCGCCGACTTCTACGACCCCAAGCGCAGCTCCGGCATTCTTTCATCCGGCTCCACCTCCGACAAGGTCATCATCGTCGGCTTCATCCCCTTCATCCGGCGGTGCTAGTCCGGCGAGTTCACCATCCATTGGTGCTCCGCCCGCTGAACCGCCGAGCTCGGCTGCATCCCTCGCTGTGAGCTGGATCGCCCTCACCGGAATCCTGGCCGTTGGATTCGTGATCTAA
- the LOC120263656 gene encoding protein ALP1-like: MTVEEQLLMFLHTIGHNQRNRVIAHNFLRSSETVSRYFHHVLFAIGELQHDYIRPPSMQTHPYIEARRTLYPYFKDCIGALDGTHIHASVPANEVVAFRGRKSYPTQNVLAAVDFDLCFTYVLAGWEGSAYDALVLRDALERPNGLRVPEGKYYLVDAGYATRPGFIPPYRGVRYHLKDFGSRTPQNAKELFNLRHSSARTSVERAFGSLKGRFKILSSRPFFPFKTQAELVLACCVLHNYIISGGEDEFIPSEEDWIPQRNSQGTAREQREEAQEWAARRDEIASEMWSNN; the protein is encoded by the exons ATGACTGTGGAGGAGCAATTGCTTATGTTTCTGCATACTATTGGTCATAATCAGCGCAATCGTGTTATTGCCCACAATTTTCTGAGGTCAAGTGAGACGGTTAGTAGATACTTCCACCATGTCTTATTCGCAATTGGTGAATTACAACATGACTACATACGGCCACCAAGTATGCAAACACATCCATACATAGAAGCGAGGAGAACATTATACCCTTACTTTAAG GACTGCATCGGGGCCTTGGATGGAACACACATTCATGCTTCTGTCCCCGCGAATGAAGTTGTAGCATTTCGAGGAAGAAAATCATACCCAACCCAAAATGTCCTTGCAGCTGTAGATTTTGATTTGTGTTTCACTTATGTTCtagctggttgggaaggttcagcATACGATGCTTTAGTGCTTCGTGATGCTCTTGAACGACCTAACGGACTAAGGGTCCCCGAAG gaaaGTATTATCTCGTTGATGCGGGATATGCTACTCGTCCGGGTTTCATACCCCCTTATAGAGGGGTTAGGTATCACTTGAAGGACTTTGGCTCAAGGACTCCTCAAAATGCTAAAGAGCTTTTTAACTTGCGACATTCATCTGCTCGTACCTCTGTTGAGCGTGCCTTTGGTTCTTTAAAAGGGCGCTTCAAAATTTTATCTTCTAGGCCTTTTTTCCCATTTAAGACACAAGCAGAGCTTGTGTTGGCATGTTGTGTTTTACACAATTACATCATTAGTGGTGGCGAGGATGAATTCATACCATCTGAGGAAGATTGGATACCACAACGGAATTCACAAGGAACTGCTAGGgaacaaagagaagaagcacaagagTGGGCTGCTCGTCGTGATGAGATTGCATCTGAAATGTGGTCAAACAACTAG